TCCTACTCGCCGCCCCCCGGTCATGACCTGCGGCCAGCTGGACGGACCGATGTACCGGCGGCGGCCATCCGTCATCCGGTGGCGGGCCACTCTTCGTCCTTGGCACCGGCGGTCTGTTCATGTTCCGATCGAGCGGCCTCGAACACGCGGCGCCAGGACGTGACCAGAGGGCGCCGCCGTAGAAGAGCCCTCCGTTCGCGCTCGGTCATCCCACCCCAGATGCCGTGCTCAATGCGCAGGTCGAGGGCGTAGGCAAGGCACTCGGTGCGCACCGGGCAGCCGGTGCAGATGGCCTTGGCCTTGTTCTGCGCCGCGCCTTCGACGAACAGCTCGTCGGGATCGGCGGTTCGGCAGGCCGCGTACTCACTCCAGTCCTGATCATCCCCGGCCACCCCGATGCCGTCCTCTCCCTGGTTCGGCCCCCTGCCCTCCCCCGGCAGGCTCAGTCCAACCACGGTACGGCACGAACACGGGGCGCAGGAGATCACGGAGTGACGGCAAAACACTCGGGTGACAGGGGCACGGCTGGGGTCGGTGGTGCTTGGCGTCTCAACAGGTGGCGGAGCAGCCGGGCAACGCCGGAGCGGTGCCTCGCCCGCACGGTGCTGATCCGTCGCTGGATCGCGGCGCACATCTCGGCCCGCTCCGGCTTTACCGGGTAGTCGAAGCGGTCATGGCACGGTCGGAAGGTGGCGGTGTTGTCCGGGGCTTCACCGGGATCAGGCCGAGACTTTTGCCGCTGGGCAAGGTCACAAGGTCGGACTCCGCTTCGTGCGGGACACCGCTTTCCCCGGGAGCGCCTCAACGATCGGGGTTTCGGGACGGTCTCAGCGGTAGCGCTCGACGAGCGTGTCGCCGATCGAGGCCAGGTGGTGTCGCACACCCGGAGGGCCGGTCACCTCGAGCCATTCGACCAGTCCGGCGAGCTCGCCTGCGAGCGTGTACGCGTCGCGTCCGCGGATGGCGACCTCGACGCGGCCGTCGGTCGTGGTGCCTCCCACTTCGAGTCGATCGCCGAGTCCGATCCGGAGTATGCCGATGCCGTCGGGTGTGCAGAGGGCCTGGATCTCCAGAGGCGTTCGTCTGCGGTCGACCTCGTCCGCGATCTCGCGCCAGCTCCTGGCGAGGTCGAAGTCCTCGGGCCGGTTCACCGGATCGTCCGTCGCATCGGCGGACGACACGCGGTCGATCCCGGAAGGTCCGCCGGCCGGCCTCGGTATGGGTGACGAGGTACCAGGCCGGACCCTTTGCGACGATGCCCAGCGGATGGACGGTTCTGCGCGTCTCGGCGCCTTGGCCGTCAACGTAGCCGAGCCGCACCTGGACGCCGCGGACCACCGCGTTCTGGACTTCGTCCCCACCCTCATGATCTACGGCGACTACCGGGACCTGGTCGCGAGGTCCGAGAATCTGACCGAGTTCGTCCCCAACGGGGAAGTGGTCAGCATGGACTGCGGCCACCGGATCCAGCAGGCAAAGCCCGAAGAAACGAACCGAGCGATCACGAAATGACGGCACAGCAAGACCGGCCGTACAGGCGGGCTGTCTCGCGCGTAATCGCTGGTGAGCTGCGCACGGCATGTTCGGACGCTCAGCCTGGGCGCCTTGGGTTTGGGCTGGGCCGGGCTAGGAGTCAGGGGCTGCGCCCGCCTCTGGTCGAGTGATGCCCCGCCCCGGAGGACGCAGCGGTTTTCGGCTGGTGACAGAGCGGATGCGGTTCCTCCGCTGGCGATCGGGTAGCACGAACTGGATTGGTGTCAAAGGCTGGGAGGCCTTATGGACCCCGCGCTCTTAGCTCTGGCTTCCGCAGGTGGTGCCGCTCTGGTGCAGGCCATGGCCACGGATGCCTGGACAGCTGTACGGGACGGCGCTGCCCGGGTGTTGGGACGCGGTGACGCCGACCGGGAGTCGCGTGCTCTGGAACGCCTGGACCTTTCGCACAACCTGGTGAGCCAATCGGATCTTGAGGGCGAGGCACCAGTACGTGCAGCGGAGAGCGCCAGGTGGTCTGAGCGACTTGAGGTGTTGCTGGACGAGCACCCGGACCAAGTCGAGGAGGTCAGGTCCCTGGTCGTTCTGATGCGCGACGCGCTCGGCGAGCCCCTGCCGGGCAGTGGACTCACGCAGCACATCTCCGCCGGACGAGACGCGTACGTAGCGGGCCGTGATCAATCGCTGGATATGCGTCGTCCTGCCGGGGACAGCCACGACTGACGTGATCATGGAGCAGAGACTTGATCAACACATGGAGTCGCGCCGTGACGTCTACGGAGCCGGCCGAGACCTCTACCTGACCCTCGGCCAGCCGGACGGAGGAGTTACCGCACGGCACTCACGATCGTCAGCCGCTTACGACCGCAGTCGTCCCTTGTTCATCCAGTACCTCAATCCTGAAGTCCTGTCCTGCTACGGATTCTCCTTCAGTAACGAGAATGCAACCCGCATTCTCGAAGACTCCTTACGGGCGACAAGACTGGCGGCACTGCTCACAGATGCACAGCTGGTTTTCCCGGCATCGTACATCTTCGAGGTTCCTCGCTTCCATGTTTTTCTTCAGGACATATCGACACTCATCACGTCGGGGAATGTGTCCTATGTAGCTCCGGTTGCAGATCTCAATGAGTATCGGGAAACCAAGGCCAAGGAATATCGGAACGATTCAACCCATCGCTATGACGGGAAGATGGGGGCGACTGTACAAAAGAACCTCGTCTGGCAGCCGCGAATCGGGACTGCTACTGCATCAGACATAGCCACCCATTGGCGCACCTCCCTGGATGAGAACGGCCTTCTCTGGCGGATGATCCCGACCGTATCCTCGAGGTGGACCGGTAGCAAGGAGAATCCGGAGGAGGTTCTTCGTGCGATCCCCGAGCGCCTCGATGGCCAGGCTTTCATAGGCAGGTTTGTACAGAAGGTCCTGCCAGTTGGTTTAACGCCGGGTGAGTCGACACGCATCAACATGGTGATCTCGCGGTCCTACCTGCTGAGCTACCTCACCGACCTGCGCGCGAACATGCTGGTGGACTTCTCGCATGCAGACCTGTCGTGCGGCTTACTGGAGGATCCTGATCACCCGAACTTCTTCCTGCTCTCCGCAAGGAGATTCGATCTTGCGCTGCGATGGATCGGGCTGCACTCCTACGTGCACCGTGTCGCCACCTGGAACGCCCTCCTTTCGCTGCGATCAATGCCCGAGTTCGGCGAGCTGACAAGCGTTCTTTATGCCCGACGAGAGGAAAATTCGTTCAGAACCGCTGTCATACGGACAAGAAGGGGTGCGCAACTTGACAATGCTGCCACCTTAACTCAGGCGAAACGGAATGTCGCCGCCGTGGCCTCGCAGTTGTGCTAGCGTAGCGGCGAACTCGACTGAAAGGCTCTTGCATATGACGCCGATTTCCGTATATTGTTCGGGATCGATTGTCAAAGGATCGACGGACGATAAAAAGCTGTGCTGGACGGACACCGAAAAGGAGGAGGTGCAACAAGGTGCGGACCCCTATGAGATCGTCTTCCTGAACCCAGACGACCCGATCACTGATCCCGGGAATGTGCTCGGGCAGTTCGGACGGGACATGTATCAGGTGATGGTGGCGGACGCCGTAATCGTGGACGCGCGTGAACGACGGGGGCTCGGCGTCGGTGTTGAGATGGCGGCGGCGGCGATCATGGGAACTCCGATCATTGTCGTGGCACCACGCAATTCCAAGTACCGCTCGGATGAGCTCCACTATCGCGGAGTAGTGGTAAAAGACTACGTACATCCGCATGTGGCAAGCCTGGCAACATCAGTAGTTGACGATTTCATGGCGGCTGGGAACGTACTGGCGAAGATCAGAGGTGAGAAAAAGATGGCGTCGGAGCCCTATCCGGACTGGCTCGATTCCGCCATCACGGAGTATCGCAGGAACGTCTTCCGGCACGACTCTCCCATGGTCACCGCCGGGAGAAGGCTCGGTTGGGGAGAGGAATAGGGCACGACGAGAGGGGGCGGGATGATTGTCAGCACACCCGGCAGCTTTCTTGAGGAGGTTGTCGGTGAGAATGATTCGTTTCGGCTTTTCCTCGTCCATAACACACCGCTTGAGCGCCTCATGTTCGACCGGAACCTCATAGGGGTCGAATTTCGGCGAGCGTGCCTAGAGGCCAGTAGTTTGTTCATAGGGCACATGGTGGACGAGTGCGATCCTGAGGATTCAGCGGAGCTGTTGATTCTCAGCAAGGGAATCGTCTATCAACTCGCAGAGGCAGTCGCCGTGCAGACGGGGAAGAATCTTCCCATCAACCTCATTGCGACATCTCGGGTATCCGTCGCTGCGGATCATGTAGAAATTGAGGTCCCGTACGCGCGATTCGAGGCGCCCAGCAGTACGCTCATCGTGGGAGACACCGTTGCTTCGGGCGCGACAATCATCACAGCTCTTCATAGATTCCGCCAACAGCATTTCCTCCACCGGCTTTATGTTGTGTCGTATGCGGGATCATTGGTCGGCGCCAGAAAGATAGCCGACTACTGCCAGGAGCACGACGTGGAGGTCACATTTCTCTTCGGCTTGGCAGCATTTGGTCTTGCCGAGAACGGTTTCGACCTTTCTTTCTTGCACCCGGCGACCATCACTCGGGATGAGTACCGGCGCCGGGCAGCAGAGCAATTCGACGGGAAGCCTGTATCTGCGGTCGGTTGGGATTTCGGCTCACAAGCCATGGCTCCCCGGAAGTACCGCGAGCTATGCTGGATCGAAGCCGAGATGTGGAAGCTGCAAGGACTTCCGAGTTTCAAGTCGGCGGAGCGTCCACGCGACCTGACAGCTTTGCAGCACGAGGCTGCAGCCTATTCAACGATCGCCAACGAAATCCAGAGCGAAACGTAGACGCGCCCTAATCGAGGCATGCACGTCGTCAGGGGATCTGCTGGCATCAACAGCGAAACACGGCCACCGGGCTGCGAATGCCTCCCGCACAGACGGCAGTCGTTCGTGGAACTGTGCACTCCGAGCCAGGAGCTGGTCCATCGCGTCATCGGGTCGGCGATTCAATCGCGGAGTGACGCAACACAGGCCACCTCGCCGCGCTTCCTGACCACACGTGTCGCATACGAGACGTTGAGCGGAGCGAGCTACTACGACGTCCTGAGGCGCTTCCAGTACGAAACCAACCACCTGACCGGCATCTATGCCCGCTGCTTCCAGAACCGCTGGGATGCTCAAACATTGGTCTAGGTTGCGTGGGTAGCCGTCAAGGACGATCCCCGGGCCTTGGCCCTGGGGGACATGCTCGCGAAGTAGCCGACAGTAGACTTCGACCGGCATAGGCATGTTCTTTTTCATGCGGGCACTAATCAGAGCACGCAGGTCGGCGTCTCTTCCGTTCTTGGCCGTGTCTCGCAGTACCTGGCCGCTCTGAAAAGCGTAAAGGCCTAAGTTAGCGGCCAACTGACGGGACACAGTCGATTTTCCGACGCCAGGCGCTCCGATGAGGAACACAGCGATCTTTCCTTGATCGATACCACTAATGCGCGCTCACCTCCTGTGATCTTTTGGGCTCTGCAGACGGCGTGTTGCGCTGCCGCCTCGGATCAGGGGGCTCCTACAGTTCCAAGACCTGTCATCGTGCTGTGGAATCCTTCCACAGCACGATGACAGTATGCGGCGCCCAAGATAAAAGTAGGCCTCTCCGAGTTGACCACCGATCGGGTGATGAGCCGTGGGACGCAACGAGCGAGGCTACGGGCTGTCGGTCGAGATGTCCGACCACTCAATCACGTTGCTCTGGGGCCTCGTTGCTCATCCAATCCTGCCGCACTCGACTGCTGCGCGCACTCGTGGAGTTGGGTGGCATGCTGATCGTCACCGGTGAGAGCGACCGACGCCGCAAGCTCCGTCCGCCTCAGCGTGCGATGGTGGCACTGATATACCTGCGCAAACACACCACTCTCGCGAACATCACTGCCGGATTCGGGTCAGCACGTCCACCGCCCCCTACACCCGCGCGGTCGTCAACCTGCTCGCCGGCACGTGCACCGGAGCTGCTGAAGACGATGCGCGTGCACGACCCCACTTCATCCTGTTCGAGCCACTCTCCCCGAATATGACCGTATCGGCGACAGCCAGGCCCGCTACTCCAACAAACAGCCGCGGCGTGAACGTACAGGTTGCCACCGACGGACGGCCAACTGCTGCGGCTCTCGCCCAGCCTGCCGGACCCGAGCCCGTTCTGCCGCCGGGGCCCCAACCGCACTTATCCGCACGACCTCTTGACGAGTTTCCGCCACGGCCTGAAGGCCGGGGTATCCGCAAAGGAAGGCCCCGACGACTACCACGCGCATAAGCTGAACTCGTCGGCGCCCAGAACCACGTCTCCCCGACACAAGTCACGTGCTCGCGCTTCGGCGCGGCCCCGGAAACCCTTCCTGAGCCCGCCACAGGCGATCACACCCCTCATGTTCAGGAGAGCATCGATCGTGGAATCGGCAGTAGCGCGTCCTCATCCGGTCCTCACCGCCGCCACCGTTCTTCCCGAGGACGCCGACCGCGCCGCGCTCGTCGCACGCGTGCACCATCCCGCAGTGGGGGGACCGTGTGTGGCGGCGGTCCGCGGCGAGGAAGTCGTCGACCTGACGGCCATCGCGCCCACCGTCTGCGACCTCATGGAACGCGACGACGCGGTGGCGGTCGTCCGCGAGGCCGAAGGCGGACACACCTGGCGCCTGGAGGAACTGATGCAGGCACCGACCGGCCGCTGTGACGTGCCGCATCTGCTCGCCCCCATCGACCTGCAAGTGATCAAGGCTGCGGGCGTCACCTTCGCCCGCAGCCTGCTGGAGCGCGTCATCGAGGAACGGACGGGCGGACGGCCGGCGGAGGCCGCACGCGTGCGGGCCCGCGTGCAGCACGTGGTGGGCGGCGCGCTCGACGGCATCCGTCCCGGATCGCCCGAAGCGGACAGGGTCAAGGAACTGCTCGTCTCCGAAGGCCTGTGGTCGCAGTACCTGGAGGTCGGGATCGGACCAGACCCGGAAGTATTCACCAAGGCCCCGGTCCTTTCCGCGGTCGGCACCGGCGCCGACATCGGAGTGCTCGGCGCCTCGGGTTGGAACAACCCCGAGCCCGAGGTCGTCCTCGTCGTGGACTCGCGCGGCC
Above is a window of Streptomyces sp. SAI-135 DNA encoding:
- a CDS encoding WhiB family transcriptional regulator; amino-acid sequence: MPGEGRGPNQGEDGIGVAGDDQDWSEYAACRTADPDELFVEGAAQNKAKAICTGCPVRTECLAYALDLRIEHGIWGGMTERERRALLRRRPLVTSWRRVFEAARSEHEQTAGAKDEEWPATG
- a CDS encoding alpha/beta hydrolase, with the translated sequence MDGSARLGALAVNVAEPHLDAADHRVLDFVPTLMIYGDYRDLVARSENLTEFVPNGEVVSMDCGHRIQQAKPEETNRAITK
- a CDS encoding fumarylacetoacetate hydrolase family protein; this encodes MESAVARPHPVLTAATVLPEDADRAALVARVHHPAVGGPCVAAVRGEEVVDLTAIAPTVCDLMERDDAVAVVREAEGGHTWRLEELMQAPTGRCDVPHLLAPIDLQVIKAAGVTFARSLLERVIEERTGGRPAEAARVRARVQHVVGGALDGIRPGSPEADRVKELLVSEGLWSQYLEVGIGPDPEVFTKAPVLSAVGTGADIGVLGASGWNNPEPEVVLVVDSRGRVRGATLGNDVNLRDIEGRSALLLSRAKDNNASCAIGPFIRLLDDGFGLDTVRSLDIDLRVEGTDGYVLHGSSSMREISRDVGDLVAATYGPHHQYPDGFVLFTGTLFAPTEDRRTPGEGFTHEYGDIVRISSPQLGTLVNTVITSEQATPWTFGVGALMRNLARRGVL